A genomic window from Micromonospora ferruginea includes:
- a CDS encoding L,D-transpeptidase, with protein MPFDQITGRRIPGWLFAALGVPLLLATALLVGHALTGAPAANPVAVAPATTGPPSPTPSTAESVPPAAPAPADLPVITYDPAPRGFPADPAPADTRPLSEGARPNGKVAAYDAPGGRPLAFLAPTISDVRLTVPIVERRAGWTSVLLPSANRTVAWLPAGGWTTVVLRDQIVVERRTHRLTWLRDGRAVHTWPVSLGMSGQLTPLGRTFVLGRTPPPQDVYGGVDIFALGAIPDDPDAVPTGLRGAHIGLHTWHNDDTLGENVTNGCIRLTRSAQRQLLAALAPGTGLVVVDRLP; from the coding sequence GTGCCTTTCGACCAGATCACCGGGCGGCGGATACCCGGCTGGCTGTTCGCCGCGCTCGGCGTACCGCTGCTGCTGGCCACCGCGCTGCTGGTCGGCCACGCGCTGACCGGCGCCCCGGCGGCCAACCCGGTCGCCGTCGCGCCGGCCACCACCGGGCCGCCGTCGCCGACCCCGTCGACGGCCGAGTCCGTCCCGCCCGCCGCGCCCGCCCCCGCCGACCTGCCGGTCATCACGTACGACCCGGCGCCGCGCGGCTTCCCCGCCGACCCGGCCCCGGCCGACACCCGGCCACTGAGCGAGGGCGCGCGGCCCAACGGCAAGGTCGCCGCGTACGACGCGCCCGGCGGCCGGCCGCTGGCGTTCCTCGCCCCGACCATCAGCGACGTCCGGCTGACCGTGCCGATCGTCGAGCGCCGCGCCGGCTGGACCTCGGTGCTGCTCCCCTCGGCCAACCGCACCGTCGCCTGGCTGCCCGCCGGCGGCTGGACCACGGTCGTGCTGCGCGACCAGATCGTGGTGGAACGGCGCACCCACCGGCTCACCTGGCTGCGCGACGGTCGGGCGGTGCACACCTGGCCGGTCAGCCTCGGCATGTCCGGCCAGCTCACCCCGCTCGGCCGCACGTTCGTCCTCGGCCGCACCCCGCCCCCGCAGGACGTCTACGGCGGGGTGGACATCTTCGCGCTCGGCGCGATCCCCGACGACCCGGACGCGGTGCCGACCGGCCTGCGCGGCGCCCACATCGGACTGCACACCTGGCACAACGACGACACGCTGGGCGAGAACGTCACCAACGGCTGCATCCGGTTGACCCGCAGCGCCCAGCGCCAGCTCCTCGCCGCCCTGGCCCCCGGCACCGGCCTCGTCGTCGTCGACCGTCTCCCCTGA
- a CDS encoding sensor histidine kinase produces the protein MTSPTAPARPVNRRHWRFTGWLLAAVWLFFLNIPFVTALHQPELWRRLLGLGSVLTFAVAYVLIFEWGRSRRQRHVPIPVGRARALIALLLVLGLAGIPGTGGDWLTTLVFVAAAAVFLLPSVESLVVVVLAAATPPVTSHLVPGWESESTVVFAVLLASFAMFGVSRLAQRNGELQAAQQEIHRLAVAEERARTARDLHDILGHSLTVVAVKAELAGRLLELDPARAAVEIADVERLAREALADVRGTVGAYRGVDLASELAGARSALAAAGVAAELPETVPELPTDRDELFGWAVREGVTNVVRHSGARRCVIRVDAAAVEVRDDGRGPAGEPAGAGHGLVGLRERADRLDATVTVGRAPGGRGFLLRVTMPDTNGRARG, from the coding sequence GTGACGTCGCCGACCGCCCCGGCCCGGCCGGTGAACCGCCGCCACTGGCGGTTCACCGGCTGGCTGCTGGCGGCGGTCTGGCTCTTCTTCCTCAACATCCCGTTCGTCACCGCGCTGCACCAGCCGGAGCTGTGGCGGCGGCTGCTCGGGCTCGGCTCGGTGCTCACGTTCGCCGTGGCGTACGTGCTGATCTTCGAGTGGGGCCGCTCCCGCCGGCAACGGCACGTCCCGATCCCGGTCGGCCGGGCCCGGGCGCTGATCGCGCTGCTGCTCGTGCTCGGCCTGGCCGGCATCCCGGGCACCGGCGGCGACTGGCTGACCACGCTGGTCTTCGTGGCCGCCGCCGCGGTGTTCCTGCTGCCGTCGGTGGAATCCCTGGTCGTGGTGGTGCTGGCCGCGGCGACCCCGCCGGTGACCTCGCACCTCGTGCCCGGCTGGGAGTCGGAGAGCACGGTGGTCTTCGCCGTGCTGCTCGCCTCGTTCGCCATGTTCGGGGTGAGCCGGCTGGCCCAGCGCAACGGCGAACTGCAGGCCGCCCAGCAGGAGATCCACCGGCTCGCGGTGGCCGAGGAACGCGCCCGCACCGCCCGGGACCTCCACGACATCCTCGGGCACTCGCTCACCGTGGTGGCGGTCAAGGCCGAACTGGCCGGCCGGTTGCTGGAGCTGGACCCGGCCCGGGCCGCCGTCGAGATCGCCGACGTGGAACGGCTGGCCCGGGAGGCGCTGGCCGACGTGCGGGGCACCGTCGGGGCGTACCGCGGGGTGGACCTGGCCTCCGAACTGGCCGGCGCCCGGTCGGCGCTGGCCGCCGCGGGCGTCGCCGCGGAACTGCCGGAGACGGTGCCGGAGCTGCCGACGGACCGGGACGAGCTGTTCGGCTGGGCGGTCCGCGAGGGGGTCACCAACGTGGTGCGGCACAGCGGCGCGCGGCGCTGCGTGATCCGGGTGGACGCGGCGGCGGTGGAGGTCCGCGACGACGGCCGGGGGCCGGCCGGTGAGCCGGCGGGTGCCGGGCACGGGCTGGTCGGGCTGCGCGAGCGGGCCGACCGGTTGGATGCCACCGTGACGGTGGGCCGGGCGCCCGGCGGGCGCGGTTTCCTGCTCCGGGTCACGATGCCCGACACGAACGGGAGGGCCCGCGGGTGA
- a CDS encoding response regulator transcription factor, with protein sequence MTDPIRLLLADDQALVRGALAALLSLEPDLTVVAEVSRGDEVVPAALRAHPDVALLDVEMPGMDGVAAAAALRAALPDCRVLVVTTFGRPGYLRRAMEAGANGFVVKDTPARQLADAVRRAHAGLRVVDPTLAAETLATGASPLTERETEVLRTARGGGTVAELAATLHLSEGTVRNHLSSAIGKTGARNRADAVRLAETNGWLLG encoded by the coding sequence GTGACCGATCCGATCCGACTGCTGCTCGCCGACGACCAGGCGCTGGTCCGGGGCGCGCTGGCCGCGCTGCTGTCGCTGGAGCCGGACCTCACCGTGGTGGCGGAGGTGAGCCGGGGCGACGAGGTGGTGCCGGCGGCGCTGCGCGCCCACCCCGACGTGGCGCTGCTCGACGTGGAGATGCCGGGGATGGACGGGGTGGCGGCGGCGGCGGCGCTGCGCGCCGCGCTGCCCGACTGCCGGGTGCTGGTGGTGACCACGTTCGGCCGGCCCGGCTACCTGCGTCGGGCGATGGAGGCGGGCGCGAACGGCTTCGTGGTCAAGGACACCCCGGCCCGCCAGCTCGCCGACGCGGTCCGCCGGGCGCACGCCGGCCTGCGGGTGGTCGACCCGACGCTGGCCGCGGAGACGCTGGCCACCGGGGCGAGCCCGCTCACCGAGCGGGAGACCGAGGTGCTGCGTACGGCGCGGGGCGGCGGCACGGTGGCCGAACTGGCGGCGACGCTGCACCTGTCCGAGGGCACGGTCCGCAACCACCTGTCGTCGGCGATCGGCAAGACCGGCGCCCGCAACCGCGCCGACGCCGTCCGCCTGGCCGAGACCAACGGTTGGCTGCTGGGGTGA